The Grimontia kaedaensis genome has a window encoding:
- a CDS encoding DUF1028 domain-containing protein: MTYSILARDPETGSIGAAAATGALCVGGWVIRGDLRAGMSASQGAKPSTLWGEDVLSQMAAGSTASSAVNAVTSADSGAAYRQLAALDLNGSGAVYTGSKNGLAHGSLIENNVVVCGNLLSDTKVLDAMMLAFKNSQLGFEERLLAALFAADRSGGDYRGLMSAALLIYKPDSPPTTLRIDYHDSPLLALRTLYEKHCDPDYQAWRETLPSSEHPER, translated from the coding sequence ATGACTTATTCAATATTGGCACGAGATCCAGAAACTGGCTCGATAGGTGCAGCAGCAGCCACAGGCGCACTATGCGTAGGTGGTTGGGTGATCAGAGGTGATCTACGCGCGGGGATGTCTGCTTCTCAGGGGGCAAAACCCAGTACACTTTGGGGCGAAGATGTGCTGTCTCAGATGGCAGCTGGTTCGACAGCTTCATCTGCGGTGAATGCAGTCACCAGTGCGGATTCAGGTGCCGCATACCGACAACTTGCCGCGTTAGATCTTAATGGAAGCGGTGCTGTTTATACTGGCAGTAAGAATGGATTGGCCCATGGCAGTTTGATAGAAAACAACGTCGTCGTGTGTGGTAATTTACTGTCAGACACCAAAGTGCTCGACGCCATGATGCTGGCTTTCAAAAACAGTCAGCTTGGTTTTGAAGAGAGATTGCTTGCTGCTCTTTTTGCTGCAGACCGATCAGGAGGCGATTATCGTGGTCTAATGTCTGCTGCTCTTCTCATCTACAAACCAGATTCACCACCCACCACTCTGCGTATTGATTACCACGATTCACCGTTACTCGCTCTGCGAACCTTGTATGAAAAACATTGTGATCCCGACTATCAGGCATGGAGGGAAACCTTGCCATCATCAGAACATCCGGAGCGTTAA